Within the Staphylococcus warneri genome, the region GTTATACTTTGCAAAGATTAAAAATAGAAATTGGGGGTAACATTATGAAATGTCCAAATTGTGGTCATCAAGTCGAACAAGATGACGTTTTTTGTGGAGAATGTGGTACTAAATTAGACCGTCAATCTAAAGCAGTCACAGCCGCTGAAAATGATATTCAAAAAGCAGACTCTAATACACAGTCTCATCATTCAACACAACCATCTAGTCACCACACGATCAATTCAACTAGCAATGCCTCACATGAACAATCACAATCTATGAACCAAGATGCTTCATTTAATTCTATGAATCAACATACTGGATCTACAGAAAGTAGTTCAAACTCAAACTTCAATCATAGTCAACAGCAACAAGCGTCAAACAATACTCATCAACAGCAATTCCAAAACCAGCAATATCAGCAACAACATCAACAATTCCAAAACCAGCAATATCAACAACAACCACATGGTTATCAAAAGCAACCTAACCAATTTAGTGAACAAGCTAAAGAGGTTACAGCTGAAAGTAAAGGGTTTTTCAAAAGTGCCTTTGTAGATCCAGACAGAGAAATTAAAAGTATACATACATTTAGTTTCAAATTATTAGGGTCACTTTTAGCAATTGGATTAATTTTAATAGCGATTATTTTATTCTTAGCTATTCCAGAAGAAGTATCTTTATTTACTTCAGAATCTAAAATTGTTTTTTCTATCATTTTTAGCTTAATTATTTTATTAGCTGCAATTGTAGGTGCAACGTTTGCTATTACTAGATTAGTTGTAGTCCAAGCGATACCATTTAAAAAAGTACTTTCAGATTTTGTATTTATTAACAGTGTAACAGTAGCGACATTATTACTATCAATTATTTTATTAATAATGGAAGCATATACGTTTGGTACAGTCGTTCTCATTTTATCTTTCGTTATACTTGTTACGTCAGGTGTTTATCTTATTGCTAAATATAGTGGTATTAATCACACTAGATTTTCTAGCTTTTACGGTATTATTATTTATTTAATTGTTATTTTCATTTTAATGAGAATATTTGGT harbors:
- a CDS encoding zinc ribbon domain-containing protein, with the translated sequence MKCPNCGHQVEQDDVFCGECGTKLDRQSKAVTAAENDIQKADSNTQSHHSTQPSSHHTINSTSNASHEQSQSMNQDASFNSMNQHTGSTESSSNSNFNHSQQQQASNNTHQQQFQNQQYQQQHQQFQNQQYQQQPHGYQKQPNQFSEQAKEVTAESKGFFKSAFVDPDREIKSIHTFSFKLLGSLLAIGLILIAIILFLAIPEEVSLFTSESKIVFSIIFSLIILLAAIVGATFAITRLVVVQAIPFKKVLSDFVFINSVTVATLLLSIILLIMEAYTFGTVVLILSFVILVTSGVYLIAKYSGINHTRFSSFYGIIIYLIVIFILMRIFGEVTFSSILESFNETKDSLFDSLFGGGSTF